In Halococcus agarilyticus, the DNA window CATCACGCGTTCGAGCGTCGGTGCCTCCCGGAGCGCGGCGAGCGCGCGCTCGCCCGCCGTGGAGAGCCCGTCGGTGTCGCCGCCGAGGACCGCCTCGGTCGAGCGCCCGTCGAAGGAGACGTACTCGATCCGCCGGTTCGCCCGGACCGGGATCCCGTCGAGGTCGCCGTGCGGCGGCGCACCCGGCTCCACTCTGAGGGGCACCCCGCCGCGCGCCTGCGCCACCACGTCGCCCAACCCCGTCCCGGCGTCGACCTCGGCGGCGTGAGCCGCTCCAACGAGTTCGTTTTCGGTGCGTTCGAGGTCGAACCGTGCGTTCGCCGCGAGCGCCGCGCCGAGCGCCGCCCCGCCCGAGACGCCGAAGCCCGCACTCACCGGGAGCGCGGTCTCGACCGCGACGTGCGCCCTGACCCCGAGCGTGTCGAGCGTGCGCGTTACGGCGTCCATCTCCACTGGCTCGCCGTCGAGCGTGATCGCCGTCTCGCTCGTGCCGGGCGACGGCGCAACCGTGACCGTCACGCCATCGGCGAGCGCGATCCCCGCACCACGCGACCCCGAACGCCGGGAGTCCTCGTGTGGATGGACGCTGAAGAAGCCGGTGACGTGGCCGGGGACGAACGCTCGCATCGGGCCGTCCGAGCGCTTGTCTCGCTCCTCGTCCGGCGTCGTCATATCGACGAGTCGGCCGGCGACCGGGATAAGCCGCCCGTTCGGTGCGCGGCGGGGGCCGAGAACGGGTCAGTCCGACGGGGAGAGGAACAGTGTTTTGTACTGACGGGATGTACGCGACGAGAGAGCCGCACGCGCGGCTCAGTTACCATGCAACTCGACGAATTCGTCACCGCGAACGAACCCACCGAAGACGGCGAGACGTTCGAACTCGAAAACAGCAAGCTCCTCGACATCGACCTCGACGGATCGGTGACCGCCAAGGCCGGCTCGATGATCGCCTACACCGGCGAGATCTCCTTCACCGGGAGCGCCTCGGCGGAGGGCGGCCTCACCGGTTTCCTCAAGGACGCGGCGACGGGCGAGGGCGCGCCCGTGATGGAGGCGGAGGGCGACGGCCACCTCTACCTCGCGGATCGGGAAAAGCGCGTCCAGATCGTCGATCTCGATGAGGGCGAGGAGCTCTCGGTCAACGGCAACGACGTGCTCGCCTTCGAGTCCGCGGTGACGTACGAGATCCGCACCATCGACTCCATCGCGGGCTTCTCGGCCGGCGGGCTGACCAACGTCTATCTCGAAGGCCCCGGAACGGTCGCCATCACCACGCACGGCGATCCGCTCGTTCTTACTCCGCCCGTCCGGACCGACCCCCAGGCCACCGTCGCGTGGAGCGGAACCGCCTCGCCGGGCAACCACGTCGAGCGGAACCTCTCGAACGTGGTGGGCCAGTCCTCCGAGGAGACCTACCAGCTCGACTTTACCGGTGAGGAGGGGTTCGTCGTCGTCCAGCCGTTCGAGGAGACACCCTCACAGCAGCGGTAGTCCCTCCAACCACGAGGACCGTTCGGCGACGTCCGCGCTCAGAGCAGTTCGACGAGGGTGATCGTCCCGTAGCCGAGCGCGAGCGCGAGCGCCAGCGACCCGACCCACCCGAGCACCGTATAGCCCATCTTCCGGCGGCTGACGCCGGCCCCGCCGGCCGCGAAGCCGCTGCCCACGACCGCGCTGACGATGATCTCGTTGAACGACACCGGGATCCCGAAGACGACCGCGGTCTGGGCGATCGCGAAGGAGGGGATGAGCGCCGCGATCGATCGCCGGGGACCGAGCGAGGAGTAGTCCTGGGCGATCGCCTTGATCATCCGGGGTGCGCCCATCCACGAGCCGGCGACCAGGCCGATCCCGCCGAACACCAGCAGCGCGAGCACCGACACCGTGAACGGGAGGTGGGTTCCCTGAAACGCGGCGAGCAGCGGTCCGACCGCGAGCCCGACCTGGCTTCCGCCCGCCGAGAACGCCACGAGACCGCCGAGCGCCAACAGGAAGTGGCGTTCGGCGCTGTCGACGCCCGATCCGAGATCCCAGACGAGCGCACCGGCGACGAGACCGGCGACGGCGACCGACACGAGCCCCGTCCCGACCGCCGTCGATACCGGGAGACCGCCCGCGATCACGGCGGCGATCGACGCCCCGCCGGAACCCGAACCGAGCAGGGTGAAGGGGACGTTCGCGACGATGAGTCCGACGATCGCGCCGAGAACCGGGACGGTGTAGCGCTCGGGAATCCCTTCGTGGCGGAGCGTCCGTGCGGTGACGTACGCGACACCGCCGCCGACGAACGGTGTGAGCACCCACAGCGTCCCGATCTCGGCGTACTTCGGCCAGACGGGACTGCCGCCGAGCCCCAGCCCGACGCCGACGACCGCGCCCGTCACGGTGAACGCGGTGGCGATCGGATAGCCGGTGAAGATCCCGACCGCGACGAGCGCCGCCGCGAGCAGGAGGAGCACCGTCGAGGCCGTCGGCGAGAGCGAGATCCCGCCGACCAGTCCCGTGCCGACGGCGTCCGCGACGTTCGCGCCCTGGAGCACCGCGCCGAGGAAGCCGAGGATGCCGACGAGAAAGCCCGCTCGCATCACCGAGATGGCGCGTGCGCCCACGGCGGGCGCAAAGGGCGTCGATCCCGACGATCCCGCACCGATGGTCCACGCCATGAACAGGCTTGCGACGGTCGCCACGACGAGGATGGCTGCCGTTCCGGCCGCAACCATCCGTCAGGCCGTCCTCCAGTGGGACGCGCCTGTCGTCGACGCGCTGCGTGTCTCGTTTGCGTCCACGTCGGTCATGGAATCGTATCGACACCGCTCTCGGTTAAACTGTTGTTCCTGGCGCTCGCGTGGCGTGCCGAAGTTCGAAGGAGCGACCGACGATTGTATGGCGATTAGCACTGTTTTTCAGAGCCCTCACATTACAGATTTCTGTCTTGTGAAATCGACGTGCGAGACGTAGAGGCTGTATGCTGTACGAACGAAATGCGTTGTACTGACGACCGGTGGGATTATCGGTGGTGCAGTAAACTGATTTATTATGGCTGATTGTGTATTTTGCTCAATCATCGCTGAGGATTTGCCTGCATATCGACTGTACGAGGACGAGCGTTCGCTTGCCTTTCTTGATATTGAACCTGCGACTCGGGGGCATACGCTCGTTATTCCCAAAACCCACTACGAAACCACAACCGACATGCCAGAATCTCTCGCCGGAAGGGTATTCAAAACCGTTCACCACGTTTCAGTTGCGCTCGAATCGGCCTACCAACTCGATGGCTTCGCGCTCGTCCAGGAGAACGGCGTCACGGCGAATCAAGATGTACCCGTACCCCATGCCCACATTCACATCATTCCTCGATATGGAGACGATGATGCTCTTGACCTAGGATGGAGTGGCGAACGCGTTGACGAGACGTCCCAACAGGAGGTTGCCGCCACGGTTCGGGATGAATTGGCTTCGGATACGTGACCGATAAGCGCCCTGTATCTCGCACACTGGATCTCATAACTGCTGGGGAGGACTCGCGCAAAACTACGGAGCTCTCCGATGACCCCTATAAAACCGCTTAGAGGTTCATGTTGATCGTCTTGGTCTGGGAGTAGTGATCGAGGGTGTCTGCGGCCTGCTCGCGGCCGATCCCCGACTGCTTGTACCCGCCGAAGGGCTGGCCCGCCGGGAAGTCGTTGTACTGGTTGACCCAGATGTTGCCCGCCTCGATGTCGCGGGCCGCGCGGTTGGCCTTCGAGAGGTCGTTCGTGATGACGCCCGCCGCGAGGCCGTAGTCGACGTCGTTGGCGCGTTCGATCATCTCGTCGTAGTCAGACCACGCGAACACCTCCTCGACCGGGCCGAAGATCTCCTCCTGAACAGGTTGGGAGTCGTGATCGATGTCGTCGATGACGGTGGGGACGACGAAACAGCCGTCCGCGAGCGCGTCGCTCTCGGGTTGGCCCCCACCAGTCACGATCCGCGCGCCGTCCTCGCGGGCCTGTTCGATGTACGAGAGCGTGCGCTCGACCTGCTCCTCGGAGACCTTCGGGCCGAGGCGAGTGTCCTTCGAGAGCGGGTCGCCCATCTGGAGCCCCTCGGCGCTCTCGACGAACGCCTCCATGAACTCCTCGTAGACGTCCTCGTGGACGAACAGCCGGGTGCCCGCGGTACAGCACTCGCCGGTGTTGTAGAACATCGCGATCATCATCACCCGGACCGCCTGCTGGATGTCGGCGTCGGGGAACACCACGACGGGGCTCTTCCCGCCGAGTTCGAGGGTCACGTCCGAGACGTTCTCGGCGGCGGCCTTCATGACCTCCTTGCCGACGGCGGTCGACCCGGTGAAGGAGACCTTCCGAACGTCCTCGTGTCCGGTGAGCGGCGCGCCCGCCTCAGCGCCGTAGCCCGTGACGACGTTGACGACGCCGTCCGGAACCACGTCGTCGATCTTCCGAACGAGTTCGAGCACAGAGAGCGGCGTCTGTTCGGCGGGTTTGAGCACGATGGTGTTGCCCGCCGCGAGCGCGGGCGCGAGCTTCCACGTCGCGATCAGCAGCGGGAAGTTCCACGGTACGACTGCGCCCACGACTCCGTAGGGCTCGCGGATCGTCTGGATCGATTTGCCCGATCCGGAGGGGATGGTGTCGCCGCTGTGGGTCCGGGCCGCGCCGGCGAAGTACCGAAACTGATCGGCGACCAACGCGACGTCCGCGCGCGCCTCGCGGATGGGTTTGCCGTTGTCGAGCGATTCGATTTTCGCCAACTCGCTCCGGCGCTCCTCGACTCGATCCGCGATCCCGTTCAGCACGCGCTGGCGCTTTGTGGCGTCGGCCTCGGACCACTCCGTCTCGTAGGCGTCCCATGCGGCCTCGACGGCCCGATCGACGTCCTCCTCGTTCCCGGCCTGGGCCTCGGCGAGCACCTCGCCCGTCGTGGGATCGCGGGTCTCGAAGGTCTCGCCCGACGCGCTCGCGACGAACTCGCCGCCGATGTAGTGCTGTGCGGGTTCGTCGGGGATGAGTTCCTCGCGCGCCTCGCGGTGGCGCTCCCTGATCTCGTCGCGGCTCTCCTCGGGCGTGCGTGCGTCGGTAGACATGCGTCCCGCAAGAGTTGCCGGAGCGTGAAAAACCGTTCTGATAGTCGTTCCCACGCTGCCCGTCACGATGACGCCCAGAGTGCTCGAACTCACGTCGCAGCCAGCAGCCCTCTTCCACTCACTTCTTGGTATGTCTGCATCGTTCGTGTCGGACGCACTGGGCATTGCCGTCGCTACTCCGATCGTCATTGCTCCGATGGCTATCGACACGACCAGTACGTGTTCGGTCGCTTTCGTATACTATCCTGTTAGAAATCTGTCGCACAACCATCATCCACACCACAATCCGAAATCAAAACTAAATATTCCGAATTAAAGATTGATAATAATCATATTCGATCTCGCATATCTACATCGAATCGATATTTCAAACTGCTATAAAACAATATATCTACCGGCATACGCTTCCGATACAACTGTTGTTTTATCTTGTAGCTGATTCAAATCTACCATCATATGATACATAAACAACGCTGTCTTGCAGTTGCGATTTCATTGTTAGTCGTTGTGTCGACGGTTCCAGCTGGGATACTTGCTTCCCCGGCTTCGCAGATACAACCGACAACGGATACTGCCTCAGGGGAAACTCAACTCAGTACATCGCTCAACGATTCTGGCCCCGATACCAGTCATCGAGAGAGTATCTCAATAACGCAGTCCGATTCGAATACAACGAACACTTCTTCTGAAGCGGGCCGAACCAAACCTGGCTCTGAACATTCCTCGGAAACACGCTCCGCAAACCGCACATCTAATCCTTCGAATAACTCTCGCACCCGTTCATCGGTCTCAACCGTCTCAGAAACTGACCGGGTTGTGGCGTTCTATCAGGTAGATCTGGTCTTTGGCTCTCCAATCAAACAACTTCGGGGCGGTGAGGGGTATTATACGAACGATAGGCTGATTCGGTTCGCGCACGGCGATACCAAGCGCGCGCTGACTCGTGGTTCCGGAAACCTCTCTATTTCGAACGAAACCCGCTCGAACTGTGTCGAAAGTCAAGAGATCGCCGTGAAAAACGGTACAGCGACGACAACAGTCACGATTCGAGAAGGATGTAGCGATGTCCCTCTCTCGCTCGTGAGCTATCAAAAACCTGGTCCTGGCTGGAGTCCGGAAACCGAGTCGGACCAAACGTTTGTCGATGCAGAATCCAGCACTCTTGATCCAGGTACGTACACTTTCTCGGTTGATCTCCCCGAAGCCTACGGTACCGCTACTGATCGCACTACCGTCGCTAGCAACTCTGCCACCTTCGGCAAGAACGTCACGCTCGGTCCTGGCGTCGTCGTCGGTGATAACGCTACTGTCGCAAGCGGCACGAGTGTTAGTCATCGAACCCCAATCGGGCGCAACGTTACGATCGGTTCGGGCGTCACCATCGGTGCAGGCGTCATCGTGAATCGCGACGTTTCCATCGGCGACAACACGCAGATCGGTTCAGGAACACGGATCGGAAGCGGTGTCTCGATCGGTCAGAACGTCATCATCGGTCAGGACGTGAAGATCCGTCCGGGCGTCTCGATCGATGACGGCGCGACGATCCCTCCGAACACGACTGTCGACAGTGACGTCTCCGGTACCGACGACAGCGTGACTCCCTCGGAACCGACAACTCCACCAACCACCTCACCGGCGATGCCGACGGTTCCCGGCAGTTCGTCACCACCTACCACGTCGCCTGCCGAACCGGAACCAACAGCGACAACGACTACCGAACCAGCGCCGACGGCAACCGAAACGACGACCACTACGCCGCCAGACACGACGGCTGAATCCCCCACCACGAACACCGCCACCGCAACAGAAACCGCTTCACCGGCGACGGAACAGCCCACAGACACGGCAACCGAGACGACGACCCAATCCACGGAAACACAAACACCTACCTCAACGGCGACTACGACGGTCGCTCAAACTACTGCTCCGGCGACCACTACGACCTCAACGACGGAACCAACGGGAACACCCACTACAGCACCGAGTCCGACCAGCACGACTCCAACAACTACCGCCTCACCGACTCCGACGACGACAGACACCACAACGACTTCCACTCCGACAACCACGACGATACCACCGACCGAAACCACTACTCCGACAACCACGACGATACC includes these proteins:
- a CDS encoding pantoate kinase, yielding MTTPDEERDKRSDGPMRAFVPGHVTGFFSVHPHEDSRRSGSRGAGIALADGVTVTVAPSPGTSETAITLDGEPVEMDAVTRTLDTLGVRAHVAVETALPVSAGFGVSGGAALGAALAANARFDLERTENELVGAAHAAEVDAGTGLGDVVAQARGGVPLRVEPGAPPHGDLDGIPVRANRRIEYVSFDGRSTEAVLGGDTDGLSTAGERALAALREAPTLERVMKVSATFAREAGLLTERVDDAIEAVEAAGGVASMAMLGETVFALDTGLSDVGYEPTTCGIHRPGAGAVGHDAG
- a CDS encoding AIM24 family protein translates to MQLDEFVTANEPTEDGETFELENSKLLDIDLDGSVTAKAGSMIAYTGEISFTGSASAEGGLTGFLKDAATGEGAPVMEAEGDGHLYLADREKRVQIVDLDEGEELSVNGNDVLAFESAVTYEIRTIDSIAGFSAGGLTNVYLEGPGTVAITTHGDPLVLTPPVRTDPQATVAWSGTASPGNHVERNLSNVVGQSSEETYQLDFTGEEGFVVVQPFEETPSQQR
- a CDS encoding inorganic phosphate transporter, with translation MVAAGTAAILVVATVASLFMAWTIGAGSSGSTPFAPAVGARAISVMRAGFLVGILGFLGAVLQGANVADAVGTGLVGGISLSPTASTVLLLLAAALVAVGIFTGYPIATAFTVTGAVVGVGLGLGGSPVWPKYAEIGTLWVLTPFVGGGVAYVTARTLRHEGIPERYTVPVLGAIVGLIVANVPFTLLGSGSGGASIAAVIAGGLPVSTAVGTGLVSVAVAGLVAGALVWDLGSGVDSAERHFLLALGGLVAFSAGGSQVGLAVGPLLAAFQGTHLPFTVSVLALLVFGGIGLVAGSWMGAPRMIKAIAQDYSSLGPRRSIAALIPSFAIAQTAVVFGIPVSFNEIIVSAVVGSGFAAGGAGVSRRKMGYTVLGWVGSLALALALGYGTITLVELL
- a CDS encoding HIT family protein; its protein translation is MADCVFCSIIAEDLPAYRLYEDERSLAFLDIEPATRGHTLVIPKTHYETTTDMPESLAGRVFKTVHHVSVALESAYQLDGFALVQENGVTANQDVPVPHAHIHIIPRYGDDDALDLGWSGERVDETSQQEVAATVRDELASDT
- a CDS encoding aldehyde dehydrogenase family protein; the encoded protein is MSTDARTPEESRDEIRERHREAREELIPDEPAQHYIGGEFVASASGETFETRDPTTGEVLAEAQAGNEEDVDRAVEAAWDAYETEWSEADATKRQRVLNGIADRVEERRSELAKIESLDNGKPIREARADVALVADQFRYFAGAARTHSGDTIPSGSGKSIQTIREPYGVVGAVVPWNFPLLIATWKLAPALAAGNTIVLKPAEQTPLSVLELVRKIDDVVPDGVVNVVTGYGAEAGAPLTGHEDVRKVSFTGSTAVGKEVMKAAAENVSDVTLELGGKSPVVVFPDADIQQAVRVMMIAMFYNTGECCTAGTRLFVHEDVYEEFMEAFVESAEGLQMGDPLSKDTRLGPKVSEEQVERTLSYIEQAREDGARIVTGGGQPESDALADGCFVVPTVIDDIDHDSQPVQEEIFGPVEEVFAWSDYDEMIERANDVDYGLAAGVITNDLSKANRAARDIEAGNIWVNQYNDFPAGQPFGGYKQSGIGREQAADTLDHYSQTKTINMNL